A stretch of the Mycobacteroides immunogenum genome encodes the following:
- a CDS encoding helix-turn-helix transcriptional regulator: MTVNRRAGQQRERVLDVLRQASRPVGAQHIADSLRIHITTVRFHLKTLEEQGHIVRRGGAAEQKAGRPSLSYAIAPRLDYADVVALFAVHLGGSAAERESRAALVGADLAHRVNVARRRDPLPAADLVVETLGELGFTVHSTLMSFGRVTVQICSCPLAEIATTAPEVVRGIQRGLIQEVLDVNAEAIGGRFQVTVSPDAAHGDCTVSMVLEPHTKERQAWTSSR, from the coding sequence ATGACCGTCAACCGTAGAGCGGGCCAACAGCGCGAGCGCGTCCTGGACGTGCTGCGCCAGGCGTCACGGCCGGTGGGCGCTCAACACATCGCCGACAGTCTGCGGATACACATCACCACGGTGCGGTTCCATCTCAAGACCCTCGAAGAGCAGGGGCATATTGTCCGGCGTGGTGGTGCCGCCGAGCAGAAGGCGGGCAGGCCCAGCCTGTCGTACGCGATCGCGCCCCGCCTCGACTACGCCGACGTGGTGGCGTTGTTCGCGGTACATCTCGGTGGCAGCGCCGCCGAGCGTGAATCGCGTGCCGCGCTGGTCGGGGCCGACCTAGCGCACCGCGTGAATGTGGCGCGGCGCCGGGACCCGTTGCCTGCCGCGGACTTGGTCGTGGAAACCCTTGGTGAACTTGGCTTTACGGTGCACTCGACGTTGATGTCGTTCGGGCGAGTCACCGTGCAGATCTGTTCGTGCCCACTTGCCGAGATCGCCACGACGGCACCGGAGGTGGTCCGGGGCATCCAGCGGGGCCTGATCCAGGAAGTGCTCGACGTCAACGCCGAGGCAATTGGCGGGCGGTTTCAGGTCACCGTGTCACCCGACGCCGCTCACGGTGACTGCACGGTCAGCATGGTGCTGGAGCCACACACGAAAGAGAGGCAGGCATGGACGTCATCTCGATAA
- a CDS encoding OsmC family protein, with product MTASTTSLNAITDATRAAVAGNPAAAQVVFKASAQPEGTVGSEIALGKYRVHVDEPPSLGGQNTAPNPVEYYLASLLSCQVVTYRFWAERLGIQVDSLSASAEGDLDVRGFFGLDNTVRPGFQQIRVTVTVSGPDTDERYRELQEAVDAHCPVLDLTTGSTPVHTTLITQGSGA from the coding sequence GTGACTGCCTCGACAACCTCTCTCAACGCCATCACCGACGCGACTCGGGCCGCCGTGGCCGGCAATCCCGCCGCGGCGCAGGTGGTATTCAAGGCCTCCGCCCAACCAGAGGGCACTGTCGGTAGCGAGATCGCCCTGGGCAAGTACCGCGTGCATGTCGATGAACCGCCGAGCCTCGGCGGGCAGAACACGGCGCCCAACCCCGTCGAGTACTACCTCGCCTCACTGCTGTCCTGCCAAGTGGTCACCTACCGGTTCTGGGCTGAAAGGCTTGGCATCCAAGTGGATTCGCTCAGCGCCAGCGCGGAGGGCGATCTCGATGTGCGCGGCTTCTTCGGCCTGGACAACACCGTCCGGCCCGGCTTTCAACAGATCCGCGTTACCGTGACGGTCTCCGGGCCAGACACCGACGAGCGCTACCGCGAGCTGCAAGAGGCCGTCGACGCCCACTGCCCGGTGCTGGATCTGACCACAGGGTCCACACCGGTACACACCACGCTGATCACCCAGGGCTCCGGCGCGTAG
- a CDS encoding family 2A encapsulin nanocompartment cargo protein cysteine desulfurase: MPTSDEIPVADSPPGFPSSAELAALATQLFWEATPSGAPGIDTPGPAVPVAPRGTVPDATAGSSAAATAGSLASPYAPAPVADALATATVAPPVAAFSSATPDGVPGAVPVAPRGGGGDLTSGSSAAHTAATGYPTTGLADFAVPSGLVPTIPGVLATPVVAPAVASPRVAPHSEALSVPDLGWSPPVAPTGGDEANYYFLGGAPTAAPIHEDARAFDVASIRADFPILSETVNGKPLIWFDNAATTQKPQSVIDRLVHFYQHENSNIHRAAHELAARATDAYEDARGAARKFLGAEADENIIFVRGATEAINLVAHAWGGKNLGHGDEIVITHLEHHANIVPWQLIAQKTGAIIKVAPVDDAGNLLLAELEDLVGPRTKLVAATQVSNALGTVTPAKQIVEIAHRYGARVLIDGAQSVPHLAVNLQELGADFFVFSGHKIYGPTGIGVLYGSEDALAETPPWQGGGNMIADVTLQRAVFQGPPNKFEAGTGNIADAVGLGEALRYVERIGIDRIAEYEHALLEYATPRLAAIPGVTLVGTADHKASVLSFVLDGHDPVEVGKALNADGIAVRAGHHCAQPILRRLGLEQTVRPSFAFYNTFDEIDVFIDAVRRLAESGGPKA; the protein is encoded by the coding sequence ATGCCTACAAGTGATGAGATTCCAGTAGCGGACAGCCCGCCGGGATTCCCGTCGTCGGCCGAGCTGGCCGCACTGGCCACTCAACTGTTCTGGGAGGCAACACCTTCCGGCGCGCCTGGTATCGATACCCCGGGACCGGCGGTTCCCGTCGCGCCCCGGGGCACCGTGCCGGACGCGACGGCGGGGTCCTCCGCGGCGGCCACCGCCGGTTCGTTGGCCAGCCCATACGCACCGGCTCCGGTGGCCGACGCGCTGGCGACGGCCACGGTGGCCCCGCCCGTCGCGGCCTTCAGTTCGGCCACGCCCGACGGTGTTCCCGGTGCCGTGCCGGTGGCTCCACGCGGTGGCGGCGGTGACCTGACCTCGGGCAGCTCGGCGGCACATACCGCCGCAACGGGCTATCCGACGACCGGACTGGCCGACTTCGCGGTCCCCTCGGGGCTGGTGCCGACGATTCCGGGTGTGCTCGCCACCCCTGTGGTGGCCCCGGCCGTCGCTTCACCTCGGGTGGCCCCGCACTCAGAGGCGCTTTCGGTGCCAGATCTGGGTTGGTCGCCCCCCGTGGCACCGACGGGAGGCGACGAGGCGAACTACTACTTCCTGGGCGGGGCGCCCACTGCCGCACCGATCCATGAAGACGCGCGCGCCTTCGACGTCGCCTCGATTCGGGCCGATTTCCCGATCCTGTCCGAAACCGTCAACGGCAAGCCGCTGATCTGGTTCGACAACGCCGCCACCACCCAGAAGCCACAGTCGGTGATCGATCGGCTGGTGCACTTCTATCAGCACGAGAACTCGAACATCCACCGTGCCGCACATGAATTGGCGGCACGGGCCACCGACGCGTACGAGGACGCACGCGGTGCCGCGCGCAAGTTCCTGGGCGCCGAGGCGGACGAGAACATCATCTTCGTGCGCGGCGCCACCGAGGCCATCAATCTGGTGGCCCACGCCTGGGGTGGCAAAAATCTGGGGCACGGCGATGAAATTGTCATCACCCATCTGGAGCACCACGCCAATATCGTTCCGTGGCAACTGATCGCACAGAAGACGGGTGCCATCATCAAGGTGGCCCCGGTGGACGATGCCGGCAACCTGCTGTTGGCCGAGCTGGAGGATCTGGTCGGTCCGCGCACCAAATTGGTTGCGGCCACCCAAGTTTCCAACGCCTTGGGCACGGTGACCCCAGCCAAGCAGATCGTCGAGATCGCGCACCGCTACGGCGCGCGCGTGCTCATCGACGGTGCGCAGTCGGTGCCACACCTGGCGGTGAACCTGCAGGAACTCGGCGCGGACTTCTTCGTCTTCTCGGGTCATAAGATCTACGGCCCCACCGGAATCGGCGTGCTCTACGGCAGCGAGGACGCGCTGGCGGAGACGCCGCCGTGGCAGGGCGGCGGCAACATGATCGCCGACGTAACCCTGCAGCGTGCGGTGTTCCAGGGTCCGCCGAACAAGTTCGAGGCGGGCACCGGGAACATCGCCGATGCCGTCGGGCTGGGTGAGGCACTGCGGTACGTCGAGCGCATCGGCATCGACAGAATCGCCGAATACGAGCACGCGCTGTTGGAGTACGCGACACCGCGGTTGGCGGCGATTCCCGGCGTGACTCTGGTCGGGACGGCCGATCACAAGGCCTCGGTGCTGTCGTTCGTGCTCGACGGACATGATCCGGTGGAGGTAGGTAAGGCGCTGAACGCCGACGGCATCGCGGTGCGCGCCGGTCATCACTGCGCGCAACCGATCCTGCGCCGGCTGGGGCTGGAGCAGACGGTGCGGCCATCGTTCGCGTTCTACAACACCTTCGACGAGATCGACGTCTTCATCGACGCCGTACGGCGACTGGCGGAAAGCGGCGGCCCCAAGGCCTAA
- a CDS encoding NAD(P)H-quinone oxidoreductase gives MHAITVDNPGGPEALCWTEVPDPIPGPGEILIDVTAAAANRADLLQRQGLYNPPPGASSILGLECSGTIAALGTGVTQWSVGQPVCALLSGGGYAEKVVAPASQLLPIPANVPIDVAAALPEVACTVWSNMMMVTKMSAGQSILIHGGASGIGTHAIQVAKALGLRVAVTAGTPAKLDACRDLGADLTINYRDTDFVQAVHSFTDGAGVDRILDIMGAKYLGRNIDALGNDGHLIIIGMQGGIAAELNIARLIAKRGSLTATTLRARPNDGPSGKAAIVESVLQNLWPLVEADKVRPIVGAEIPLSQAAEAHRLLENGEVLGKVLLTR, from the coding sequence ATGCACGCTATCACCGTTGACAATCCGGGTGGGCCAGAAGCGCTGTGCTGGACGGAAGTTCCCGATCCAATCCCAGGTCCCGGCGAGATCTTGATCGACGTGACCGCCGCGGCAGCTAATCGTGCCGATCTGCTGCAACGTCAGGGGTTATACAACCCACCACCTGGAGCAAGCTCCATTCTGGGCTTGGAATGTTCCGGCACCATCGCCGCTCTTGGCACGGGCGTTACGCAATGGTCTGTGGGACAACCCGTTTGCGCGCTGCTTTCCGGCGGCGGCTACGCGGAAAAAGTGGTTGCGCCCGCTAGCCAGTTGCTACCGATACCGGCCAACGTCCCCATCGACGTCGCGGCCGCACTTCCCGAGGTCGCGTGCACGGTGTGGTCCAACATGATGATGGTCACGAAAATGTCAGCGGGACAATCAATCCTGATCCATGGTGGCGCCAGTGGCATCGGCACCCACGCCATTCAGGTAGCCAAGGCACTGGGCCTGCGGGTCGCCGTCACCGCCGGCACTCCCGCCAAGCTCGACGCCTGTCGTGATCTTGGCGCAGACCTCACCATCAACTACCGCGACACAGATTTTGTACAGGCCGTTCACAGTTTTACCGACGGCGCCGGCGTCGATCGAATTCTCGACATCATGGGAGCGAAGTATCTGGGCCGGAACATCGACGCCCTCGGCAACGACGGACACCTGATCATCATCGGCATGCAAGGGGGCATAGCCGCCGAACTGAACATCGCCAGGCTGATCGCCAAACGCGGCTCGCTCACCGCCACCACGCTGCGCGCCCGCCCCAACGACGGTCCCTCCGGGAAGGCGGCGATCGTCGAATCGGTCCTGCAGAACCTATGGCCGCTGGTCGAGGCGGACAAGGTCCGTCCCATCGTGGGCGCCGAGATTCCGCTGAGCCAGGCTGCCGAGGCACACCGGCTGCTGGAGAACGGCGAGGTCCTAGGAAAGGTGCTGCTGACCCGCTGA
- a CDS encoding class I SAM-dependent methyltransferase, which produces MAENEKLPLAGRRDEDLPGHWLLARLGKRVLRPGGLELTTRLLAAGKVTGADVVELGPGLGRTARDIVALRPRSYVGVDDTAAATQSVRDVVAPCGGRVIVADAASTGLADASADVVVGEAMLTMQTDKAKRAIVDEAYRVLRPGGRYAIHELGLTPDSVDAEAKDDIRRALARSIKVNARPLTVAEWTELLSASGFEVVSTDRAPMALLNPRRVVADEGVVGALRLVKNVLLNGAARKRVLAMRRTFDEHKDALTAVAIVGVRPE; this is translated from the coding sequence GTGGCGGAGAACGAAAAGCTGCCCCTGGCGGGGCGGCGAGATGAAGACCTTCCCGGGCACTGGCTGCTCGCGCGGCTGGGCAAGCGGGTCCTGCGTCCAGGCGGTCTGGAACTGACCACTCGGCTTCTGGCCGCCGGGAAGGTGACCGGTGCGGATGTGGTCGAGCTGGGTCCGGGGCTGGGCCGGACCGCGCGGGACATCGTGGCATTGCGGCCGCGGTCCTACGTCGGTGTCGACGACACCGCTGCCGCCACGCAGTCGGTACGCGACGTCGTCGCACCGTGCGGCGGGCGGGTGATCGTCGCCGATGCGGCCAGCACCGGTCTCGCCGACGCCAGTGCCGATGTCGTGGTGGGCGAGGCGATGCTGACCATGCAGACCGACAAGGCCAAACGTGCCATCGTTGACGAGGCGTATCGGGTGCTGCGGCCGGGCGGCCGTTACGCGATCCACGAACTGGGGCTCACGCCTGATTCTGTGGACGCCGAAGCTAAGGACGACATTCGCCGCGCCCTTGCCCGCTCGATCAAGGTCAACGCCAGACCACTGACCGTGGCCGAATGGACGGAGCTGCTCAGTGCTTCGGGATTCGAGGTGGTGAGCACCGACAGGGCGCCCATGGCCCTGCTCAACCCACGGCGCGTGGTCGCCGACGAGGGCGTTGTCGGGGCCCTGCGACTGGTGAAAAACGTTCTCCTGAATGGGGCGGCGCGTAAACGTGTGCTCGCCATGCGGCGCACCTTCGACGAGCACAAGGATGCCTTGACGGCGGTCGCGATTGTCGGTGTCCGTCCGGAATGA
- a CDS encoding family 2A encapsulin nanocompartment shell protein — MPAAQNESQALGNLAARQLANATKTVPQLSTITPRWLLHLLNWVPVEAGIYRVNRVVNPDKVAIHSEEQGEGEAPLPQTYVDYETNPREYTLRTISTLLDINTRVSDLYSSPHDQIAQQLRLTIESIKERQESELINNAEYGLLAQATPEQTIKTLGGPPTPDDLDALITKVWKTPGFFLTHPLGVAAFGREATRRGVPPVVVSLFGAQFITWRGIPIIPSDKVPVKDAKTKFLLVRTGEERQGVVGLFQPGLVGEQAPGLSVRFTGINRSAIASYLVTLYSSLAVLTDDALAVLDDVQVDKFHAYK, encoded by the coding sequence GTGCCCGCTGCCCAGAACGAATCTCAGGCCCTCGGCAATCTTGCCGCACGGCAGCTAGCCAATGCCACCAAGACAGTTCCCCAGCTGTCCACGATCACCCCGCGGTGGCTGCTGCACCTGCTGAACTGGGTTCCCGTCGAAGCGGGCATCTACCGCGTCAACCGCGTGGTCAACCCCGATAAGGTCGCGATCCACAGCGAGGAGCAGGGCGAGGGCGAGGCACCGCTGCCGCAGACCTACGTCGACTACGAGACCAACCCGCGCGAGTACACGCTGCGGACCATCTCGACCCTGCTGGACATCAACACCCGGGTCTCTGACCTGTACTCCAGCCCGCACGACCAGATCGCCCAGCAGCTGCGCCTGACCATCGAGTCCATCAAGGAACGGCAGGAAAGCGAGCTCATCAACAACGCCGAGTACGGTCTGCTGGCCCAGGCCACCCCGGAGCAGACCATCAAGACCCTCGGCGGCCCTCCCACCCCGGATGATCTGGACGCCCTGATCACCAAGGTCTGGAAGACCCCCGGTTTCTTCCTGACGCACCCGCTGGGTGTGGCGGCGTTCGGCCGCGAAGCCACCCGCCGCGGCGTGCCGCCGGTGGTCGTCAGCCTGTTCGGCGCACAGTTCATCACCTGGCGCGGCATCCCGATCATCCCGTCGGACAAGGTTCCGGTGAAGGACGCCAAGACCAAGTTCCTGCTGGTGCGCACCGGCGAGGAACGTCAGGGCGTTGTCGGCCTGTTCCAGCCCGGTCTGGTCGGCGAGCAGGCCCCGGGCCTGTCGGTGCGCTTCACCGGCATCAACCGGTCGGCCATCGCCTCGTACCTCGTCACCCTGTATTCGTCGCTGGCTGTGCTGACCGATGACGCACTGGCCGTTCTCGACGACGTGCAGGTGGACAAGTTCCATGCCTACAAGTGA
- a CDS encoding thioester domain-containing protein, translating into MTAQSLLTLVEWPSARITGRRRRSNAEALPQRLTRYRGGTYSSTVDEVVFTDGTSARTDLIRLNPTIAAYSLDIAGIAPNLPSGYAVADWLSVANLRARTRESQVAWILANSFPALSTARLSRRLREAGYLGEANIKDHEAIAGTQAAIWFLTNGVELDTAARNVPAATRKSPSFIEFEFQERPQLGGLTVRTGVGQQPAEVRLHASVDGAVWREVSSSELRFTAGAAHYAKVLGVGATVAETRHGAPDLGYRFYRLYVQGGTAEIEDVEFWLHDARNHRNADRVVQLYRYLLEQSLRAAGQVEHVPTVDDSQAVMAAGLMGPFVVDSTRPVLVSISEGAKAMDISGAELTGPVESGTRFYVRPAEHVATVTVSVVDPAATARVFTGVAEGPLTPLALVHPGARDVHELTVEWAAAELSRVS; encoded by the coding sequence ATGACCGCTCAATCTTTGCTAACACTTGTCGAATGGCCGTCTGCCCGCATCACGGGCCGCCGCCGTCGTTCCAACGCGGAGGCGCTTCCGCAGCGTCTGACGAGGTACCGCGGAGGCACTTACTCGTCCACCGTGGACGAGGTTGTGTTCACTGACGGAACTTCTGCTCGCACAGATTTAATTCGCCTTAACCCCACCATCGCGGCCTATTCGCTCGATATCGCCGGTATCGCCCCGAACCTGCCGTCCGGCTATGCCGTGGCGGACTGGCTGTCGGTGGCCAACCTGCGCGCTCGCACCCGCGAATCGCAGGTGGCCTGGATTTTGGCGAACTCCTTTCCGGCGCTCTCGACGGCGCGGCTGAGCCGCCGGTTGCGTGAGGCCGGGTATCTGGGCGAAGCCAATATCAAGGATCACGAGGCCATCGCCGGAACGCAGGCGGCCATCTGGTTCCTCACCAACGGGGTGGAACTGGATACGGCGGCGCGCAACGTGCCCGCGGCAACGCGAAAGTCGCCGTCGTTCATCGAGTTTGAATTCCAGGAACGGCCCCAGCTGGGCGGTTTGACGGTACGGACCGGCGTGGGTCAGCAGCCCGCCGAGGTACGCCTGCACGCTTCTGTGGACGGGGCGGTATGGCGTGAGGTCTCGTCGTCGGAACTGCGCTTCACCGCAGGCGCGGCGCACTACGCCAAGGTGTTGGGAGTAGGCGCGACGGTTGCCGAAACTCGCCATGGCGCACCGGATCTCGGATACCGTTTCTATCGTCTTTATGTACAGGGCGGCACGGCCGAGATCGAGGACGTCGAATTCTGGCTGCATGACGCGCGCAACCATCGCAACGCCGACCGTGTTGTGCAGTTGTACCGGTATCTGCTGGAGCAGTCCCTGCGCGCGGCCGGCCAGGTGGAGCATGTTCCCACCGTCGATGATTCGCAGGCGGTGATGGCGGCGGGTCTTATGGGGCCCTTCGTGGTGGATTCCACCCGTCCCGTTCTGGTTTCGATCTCCGAGGGCGCCAAGGCCATGGATATTTCCGGCGCCGAGCTCACCGGGCCGGTGGAATCGGGGACACGTTTCTACGTGCGTCCCGCCGAACACGTTGCGACGGTGACGGTCTCGGTAGTGGACCCGGCCGCGACAGCGAGGGTGTTCACGGGGGTGGCCGAAGGACCGTTGACCCCGCTGGCTCTCGTGCATCCGGGCGCGCGGGACGTCCACGAACTGACTGTCGAATGGGCCGCCGCCGAGCTCTCACGGGTTAGCTAA
- a CDS encoding SAM-dependent methyltransferase, whose protein sequence is MRTDTDAWDIQTSVGSTALAVAAGRALARHPVSGTPIDPYAELFCRAAGGQWSDLVQRKESDHALSSEDFGRSFANFQAARTTFFDSFFSRTGGAGVRQIVLLASGLDCRAYRLPWPTGTRIYELDQPLVQQFKQETLDAHNAAPGAIRHPISVDLRQDWSTVLQESGFDPAEPSAWLVEGLLFFLKSSAQDLLLETINSLAAPGSHIAVEQRDTYPDVEFALRRAQAEDSAGPGGSPLADFLALIYNEPRSEAATWLRGRGWSAERTALLDYMNTSGFELPVFGSLGWDTLRYTNMVTADKQ, encoded by the coding sequence ATGCGCACCGACACAGACGCCTGGGATATTCAAACGAGCGTGGGTTCGACGGCATTGGCTGTGGCCGCCGGCCGGGCACTCGCGCGCCACCCTGTCAGCGGAACGCCGATCGACCCTTATGCCGAACTCTTCTGCCGCGCAGCGGGAGGTCAGTGGAGCGATTTGGTGCAGCGCAAGGAGTCGGACCACGCGTTGTCCAGTGAAGATTTCGGGCGCAGCTTCGCCAATTTCCAGGCCGCACGTACAACGTTCTTCGACAGCTTCTTCTCGAGGACCGGCGGTGCGGGAGTGCGCCAAATCGTGCTGCTGGCATCTGGGCTGGATTGCCGCGCATACCGCTTGCCCTGGCCTACCGGAACACGGATCTACGAGCTGGATCAGCCGCTGGTCCAACAGTTCAAGCAGGAAACTCTGGACGCCCACAATGCGGCTCCCGGCGCCATCCGCCATCCCATCTCGGTTGACCTGCGACAGGATTGGTCGACGGTCTTACAAGAAAGCGGGTTCGATCCGGCGGAGCCCTCGGCATGGCTGGTCGAGGGCCTGCTGTTCTTCCTCAAGTCCTCGGCCCAGGACCTACTCCTGGAAACCATCAACAGCCTGGCCGCGCCGGGCAGCCACATCGCAGTGGAACAGCGTGACACCTACCCCGATGTCGAATTCGCGTTGCGCCGGGCGCAGGCGGAGGACTCCGCGGGGCCCGGCGGCTCGCCGCTGGCCGATTTTCTCGCACTGATCTACAACGAGCCCCGGAGCGAAGCAGCGACCTGGCTGCGCGGCCGTGGGTGGTCTGCCGAACGGACCGCGCTGCTGGACTACATGAATACCTCTGGCTTCGAGCTCCCGGTATTTGGCAGCCTGGGCTGGGACACCCTGAGGTACACCAACATGGTGACGGCTGACAAGCAGTAA
- a CDS encoding cysteine desulfurase-like protein, with product MAYDVARVRGLHPSLGDGWVHFDTQAGMLIPDAVATTVSTAFRGSFSDTRGPHPSARRSAAVLEAARHAAADLVGADPGGVVLGSDRAILLNSLAEGSSSKAGLGYELVVSRLDEEANVQPWLRSANRYGAKVKWAEVDIESGDLPSWQWESLITKPTRLVAVTAASSTLGTVPDLQQATKLAHAVGGLVVMDCSSLVPYRGFDIEDLDADVVAFNATAWGGPPVGALVFRDPALLDSISSISLNPLATGPARLELGGHQFAMLAGLVASVEYLAGLDESASGTRRERLLTSLNSAGAYLDWLFRYLVSALRTLPRVMVIGAPEDRIPALSFTVIGVPADRVVQRLADNGVCAIANTSSRVLDAIGVNEIGGAITVGLGHYSTAAEVDQLVRAVASLG from the coding sequence ATGGCATATGACGTCGCCCGGGTGCGTGGTTTGCACCCGTCCCTCGGCGACGGGTGGGTACATTTCGATACCCAGGCAGGGATGTTGATCCCTGATGCGGTTGCTACGACTGTATCCACAGCTTTCCGGGGATCCTTTTCCGACACGCGGGGCCCGCACCCCAGTGCGCGGCGCAGCGCCGCAGTTCTGGAGGCCGCCCGGCACGCCGCCGCCGACCTGGTGGGCGCCGACCCGGGCGGGGTGGTGCTGGGCAGCGATCGCGCGATCCTGCTGAACTCCCTCGCGGAGGGGTCGTCGTCCAAGGCGGGTCTCGGCTATGAGCTGGTGGTGTCCCGGCTCGACGAAGAGGCCAACGTGCAGCCCTGGTTGCGGTCAGCCAACAGGTACGGCGCCAAGGTCAAATGGGCCGAGGTGGATATCGAGTCCGGCGACCTGCCGTCGTGGCAGTGGGAGTCGTTGATTACCAAGCCGACTCGCCTGGTGGCGGTGACGGCGGCGTCGTCGACGCTGGGCACGGTGCCGGATCTGCAGCAGGCCACCAAGCTCGCACATGCGGTCGGTGGGCTCGTGGTGATGGATTGTTCGAGCCTGGTGCCGTATCGCGGCTTCGATATCGAGGACCTGGATGCCGATGTCGTCGCGTTCAATGCGACGGCGTGGGGTGGACCGCCGGTGGGCGCGCTGGTGTTCCGGGACCCGGCGCTGCTGGATTCGATCAGTTCGATCTCACTCAATCCGTTGGCCACTGGTCCGGCGCGGCTGGAGCTGGGCGGGCATCAGTTCGCGATGCTGGCCGGTCTGGTCGCCAGCGTCGAGTACCTGGCCGGTCTGGACGAGTCCGCGTCGGGTACCCGGCGGGAGCGGCTGCTGACGTCCCTGAACTCCGCGGGCGCCTATCTGGACTGGCTGTTCCGGTACCTGGTGAGCGCGCTACGGACGTTGCCGCGTGTCATGGTCATCGGGGCGCCCGAGGACCGGATTCCGGCGCTCAGCTTCACGGTGATCGGTGTTCCGGCGGACCGTGTGGTGCAGCGCCTGGCCGACAACGGGGTGTGTGCGATCGCCAACACCAGCTCGCGGGTGCTCGACGCCATCGGTGTCAACGAGATCGGCGGCGCGATCACGGTCGGTTTGGGCCACTATTCGACGGCCGCCGAGGTCGACCAGCTGGTGCGCGCGGTCGCCTCGCTGGGCTGA
- a CDS encoding MarR family winged helix-turn-helix transcriptional regulator has protein sequence MVASHSISLTDFHVLQQLLRSANGSCRMGDIASSLLASRSRITHQVRRLEEQGLVKRGSMPQDRRAVLAALTEQGRTLGEAAMRTYSECVREHYLMRLTRPQQAAIAESFRRVGEGAEEALHDADGRGGE, from the coding sequence ATGGTTGCATCGCACAGCATTTCGCTCACCGATTTTCATGTGCTGCAGCAGTTGTTGCGATCTGCCAACGGCAGTTGCCGCATGGGGGATATTGCGAGCAGTCTGCTGGCCTCGCGTAGCCGGATCACCCACCAGGTGCGCCGCCTGGAGGAACAGGGCCTGGTGAAGCGGGGGTCGATGCCGCAGGATCGCCGCGCGGTGCTGGCGGCGCTGACCGAGCAGGGGCGCACGCTGGGCGAGGCGGCCATGCGGACGTACTCCGAATGCGTGCGGGAGCACTATCTGATGCGCCTGACCCGGCCCCAGCAGGCGGCCATCGCCGAGAGTTTCCGGCGGGTGGGTGAGGGGGCCGAAGAGGCGCTGCACGACGCCGACGGACGCGGCGGGGAGTAA
- a CDS encoding cupin domain-containing protein, protein MDVISITALGDEHVETARSAHSGRSAHTVHGGSGHALRQVVMALAAGAKLAEHENPGEATLLVLKGRVELATSNARAAAAAGQYVVIPQERHDLTALEDSAVLLTVVGRAG, encoded by the coding sequence ATGGACGTCATCTCGATAACGGCCCTAGGCGACGAGCACGTCGAAACGGCGCGAAGTGCGCACAGCGGCCGGTCGGCACACACCGTGCACGGGGGTAGTGGCCACGCGCTACGCCAGGTGGTCATGGCTCTGGCGGCGGGCGCGAAGCTTGCCGAGCATGAAAACCCCGGCGAGGCAACCCTATTGGTGCTCAAGGGGCGGGTTGAGCTGGCCACCTCCAACGCCAGGGCGGCCGCCGCGGCTGGGCAGTATGTGGTCATTCCGCAAGAGCGCCACGACCTTACGGCGCTGGAAGATTCGGCAGTGTTGCTGACGGTGGTGGGCCGGGCGGGGTGA